The Chlorocebus sabaeus isolate Y175 chromosome 1, mChlSab1.0.hap1, whole genome shotgun sequence genome includes a region encoding these proteins:
- the KCTD21 gene encoding BTB/POZ domain-containing protein KCTD21, with product MSDPITLNVGGKLYTTSLATLTSFPDSMLGAMFSGKMPTKRDSQGNCFIDRDGKVFRYILNFLRTSHLDLPEDFQEMGLLRREADFYQVQPLIEALQEKEVELSKAEKNAMLNITLNQHVQTVHFTVREAPQIYSLSSSSMEVFNANIFSTSCLFLKLLGSKLYYCSNGNLSSITSHLQDPNHLTLDWVANVEGLPEEEYTKQNLKRLWVVPANKQINSFQVFVEEVLKIALSDGFCIDSSHPHALDFMNNKIIRLIRYR from the coding sequence ATGTCCGACCCCATCACGCTGAACGTCGGGGGGAAGCTCTATACAACCTCATTGGCAACCCTGACCAGCTTCCCTGACTCCATGCTAGGTGCCATGTTCAGCGGGAAGATGCCCACCAAGAGGGACAGCCAGGGCAACTGCTTCATTGACCGTGACGGCAAAGTGTTCCGCTATATCCTCAACTTCCTGCGGACCTCCCACCTTGACCTGCCCGAGGACTTCCAGGAGATGGGCCTGCTCCGCAGGGAGGCCGACTTCTACCAGGTGCAGCCCCTGATTGAGGCCCTGCAGGAGAAGGAAGTGGAGCTCTCCAAGGCTGAGAAGAATGCTATGCTCAACATCACACTGAACCAGCATGTGCAGACGGTCCACTTCACTGTGCGCGAGGCGCCCCAGATCTACAGCCTCTCCTCCTCCAGCATGGAGGTCTTCAACGCCAACATCTTCAgcacctcctgcctcttcctcaaactccttggctctaAGCTCTACTACTGCTCCAATGGCAATCTCTCCTCCATCACCAGCCACTTGCAGGACCCCAACCACCTGACTCTGGACTGGGTGGCCAATGTGGAGGGCCTGCCAGAGGAGGAGTACACCAAGCAGAACCTCAAGAGGCTCTGGGTGGTGCCTGCCAACAAGCAGATCAACAGCTTCCAGGTCTTCGTGGAGGAGGTACTGAAAATTGCTCTGAGCGATGGCTTCTGCATCGATTCTTCTCACCCACATGCTCTGGATTTTATGAACAATAAGATTATTCGATTAATACGGTACAGGTAA